A section of the Methanosphaera cuniculi genome encodes:
- a CDS encoding glycosyltransferase family 2 protein has product MVKISIIMPVYNQAEFLEDTFKSITNQTLKDIEVICVNDGSTDDAQQTLENLKIRYPFIKIYKTENQGSGKARNYGIKQATGEYIAFLDADDSFLDEKALEKMYMYGHKNNADIVCANLRRIKQDRSIEKEYDPKAARFSYFIQKDVLEPVEYGIPWAFYKNIYKTSFIKDNNIQFPDLIRGQDPIFLANILTTLDEIHVINTDLYGYNHSVSGGVNVKTDTYEKKEAYIQHFKDTMDILKDAGFESPLREYKKEFINYLKFQDNLNDEQLQQIVPKIFNNPDEYFQDDEMFFIKYLENPETNPELDEFKEIKKCLFEEILLSDNFIGYDMLQKYLKYKDELKDKYPEDEVRKASYNVIQKIATDVNQEYETLMDDTEKLDKQIRKQRKIKDEIMTSNSWKMTEVLRNLRNRNK; this is encoded by the coding sequence ATGGTAAAAATCTCAATAATAATGCCAGTATATAATCAAGCAGAATTTCTAGAAGATACATTTAAAAGTATAACAAACCAAACACTAAAAGATATAGAAGTAATTTGTGTAAATGATGGCTCAACAGATGATGCACAACAAACACTAGAAAATCTTAAAATAAGATATCCATTCATAAAAATATATAAAACAGAAAATCAAGGATCAGGAAAAGCACGAAATTATGGGATTAAACAAGCAACTGGTGAATACATAGCATTTCTAGATGCAGATGATAGCTTCCTTGATGAAAAAGCATTAGAAAAAATGTACATGTATGGACATAAAAACAATGCAGATATAGTATGTGCAAACCTAAGACGAATAAAACAAGATAGAAGTATTGAAAAAGAATATGATCCAAAAGCAGCAAGATTTAGTTACTTCATACAAAAAGATGTACTAGAACCAGTAGAATATGGAATACCATGGGCATTTTATAAAAACATATACAAAACTAGTTTCATAAAAGATAACAACATACAATTCCCAGATCTTATACGAGGACAGGATCCAATATTCTTGGCAAACATTCTAACAACACTTGATGAAATACATGTAATAAACACAGACTTATATGGATATAACCACTCAGTAAGTGGGGGAGTAAATGTAAAAACCGACACTTACGAAAAAAAGGAAGCATACATTCAACACTTCAAAGACACAATGGACATACTAAAAGATGCAGGATTTGAATCTCCACTTAGAGAATATAAAAAAGAATTCATTAACTATCTGAAATTCCAGGATAACTTAAATGATGAACAACTACAACAAATAGTACCAAAAATCTTCAATAACCCTGATGAATACTTCCAAGATGATGAAATGTTCTTCATAAAATATCTGGAAAATCCTGAAACAAACCCTGAACTTGATGAATTTAAGGAAATTAAAAAATGCCTCTTTGAAGAAATACTACTATCTGATAACTTTATAGGATATGATATGCTACAAAAATATCTTAAATATAAAGATGAATTAAAAGATAAATACCCAGAGGATGAAGTTAGAAAAGCATCATATAATGTTATACAAAAAATAGCAACAGATGTAAACCAGGAATATGAAACACTAATGGATGATACAGAAAAACTTGACAAACAAATCAGAAAACAAAGAAAAATCAAAGATGAAATCATGACATCCAACAGCTGGAAAATGACAGAAGTACTAAGAAATCTAAGAAACAGAAACAAATAA
- a CDS encoding glycosyltransferase family 2 protein: protein MVKVSVVIPVYNVENYLRDCLDSIVNQTLEDIEIICIDDGSPDNSIDILNEYAAKDPRMTVVRQENGGHAVATNRGMDMATGKYLFLMDSDDILELNALEDSYKKAEEKNVDFVLFKAINYDHPNDRYYETEVYSMDKIAKCVGENVFSHEDIGDLMFEASVTPWSKLYNRKFIMDNNIRFPEGLIFEDNVFFYKALFCAKRIYFLKEFLFIRRWYATSSTTAGDLRFLNSIDVINLMIKVFKEFDQYERYKKHLLNRKVSLGIMRYNKIKEQFKETYYQALRDDFLLILKDSVYYNDLISNVNYSNKKIFQQVIISETHEEFDLLRKAYAQDMDNEDEKKILFRDLLTYEFTNFSETPEEYKPAYFNQIKSKFTQLIDDPNLYNQIFRYLNYRNKKVFERVMIADNYEEYKLIKKAYDETQRVHYFKNLIQRKTREYKHAKKQADELLNSNSWKITEPLRR, encoded by the coding sequence ATGGTAAAAGTATCTGTAGTTATACCAGTATATAATGTGGAAAACTACTTGCGTGATTGCCTTGATAGTATAGTAAATCAAACATTAGAAGATATTGAGATTATCTGTATAGATGATGGATCACCTGATAATTCAATTGACATACTAAATGAATATGCTGCAAAAGATCCAAGAATGACTGTAGTACGACAAGAAAATGGTGGTCATGCTGTAGCTACAAATCGTGGAATGGATATGGCAACTGGTAAATATCTATTCTTAATGGATTCAGATGATATACTAGAACTTAATGCTCTTGAAGATTCCTATAAAAAGGCTGAAGAAAAAAATGTTGACTTTGTACTTTTTAAGGCAATAAACTATGATCATCCAAATGATCGTTACTATGAAACAGAAGTTTACTCAATGGATAAAATAGCAAAATGTGTTGGCGAAAATGTATTTAGTCATGAGGATATTGGAGATTTAATGTTTGAAGCAAGTGTAACACCATGGAGTAAACTATATAATCGTAAATTCATAATGGATAATAACATACGCTTCCCTGAAGGACTTATCTTTGAAGATAATGTTTTCTTCTATAAAGCATTATTTTGTGCTAAAAGAATATACTTCCTTAAGGAATTTTTATTTATCAGAAGATGGTATGCAACAAGTTCAACAACAGCAGGAGATCTAAGATTCCTTAACTCAATAGATGTAATAAATCTTATGATTAAAGTTTTCAAGGAATTTGATCAGTATGAAAGATATAAAAAACATCTGCTAAATCGTAAAGTATCACTTGGAATAATGAGATATAATAAAATCAAAGAACAATTTAAAGAAACATACTACCAAGCACTACGTGATGACTTCCTATTAATACTAAAAGATTCTGTATACTATAATGACTTAATTAGTAATGTAAATTATTCAAATAAGAAAATATTCCAACAAGTAATAATATCAGAAACACATGAAGAATTTGACTTACTTCGTAAAGCATATGCACAGGATATGGATAATGAGGATGAAAAGAAGATATTATTCCGTGATCTTTTAACTTATGAATTTACCAATTTTTCAGAAACACCTGAAGAATATAAACCAGCATACTTCAATCAGATAAAATCAAAGTTCACACAGCTAATAGATGATCCAAATCTTTATAATCAAATATTTAGGTATTTAAATTATAGAAATAAGAAAGTCTTTGAACGTGTAATGATAGCAGATAACTATGAAGAATACAAACTCATTAAAAAAGCATATGATGAAACACAAAGAGTACATTATTTCAAAAATCTTATCCAAAGAAAAACACGTGAATATAAACATGCTAAAAAACAAGCAGATGAATTACTAAATTCAAACAGTTGGAAAATAACAGAGCCACTAAGACGATAA
- a CDS encoding type II secretion system F family protein, which yields MYKKIINITSQLIKNTISEQKLNSIQETLIKINFYIKIEELVIIIVLISLILSIITFIISWILNISKLSCIIAFFIPTILIINYIIYKNEKIKDKIESELPQYLNQLSSLLKVGLGLESALYEISQNTKGYLNNEIKRALTEIRFGKPFNESLLNIAKRNKSENLHHTFEIIIHSKESGANLADILVMISEDLTENIILKRERRASIMMSVMFLLISSIIAIPFSFSMISLYAEFIQHAGRTNPLIGIMPIVSIGYIIIHSILISFLLSIVMYSNYKKALQFSLIIIPTSLGIYYISGIFFKTVLLGGLI from the coding sequence ATGTATAAAAAAATAATCAACATCACATCACAACTCATAAAAAACACAATATCAGAACAAAAACTAAATTCAATACAAGAAACACTCATAAAAATAAATTTCTATATAAAAATTGAAGAACTAGTCATAATAATAGTACTAATAAGTTTAATTTTATCCATCATAACATTCATAATATCATGGATATTAAATATCTCAAAACTTAGTTGTATAATAGCATTTTTCATACCAACAATTCTAATTATAAACTATATAATCTATAAAAATGAGAAAATTAAAGACAAAATAGAATCAGAACTACCACAATACCTAAATCAACTTTCAAGTCTTCTTAAAGTAGGACTAGGACTTGAATCAGCACTATATGAAATATCACAAAATACAAAAGGATATCTTAATAATGAAATAAAAAGAGCATTAACAGAAATACGATTTGGAAAACCATTTAATGAATCTCTACTAAATATAGCAAAACGAAATAAATCTGAAAACTTACATCATACATTTGAAATAATAATACATTCAAAAGAATCTGGAGCAAACCTTGCTGACATTCTAGTTATGATTTCAGAAGATCTTACAGAAAATATCATCCTAAAGCGTGAACGACGTGCAAGTATTATGATGTCTGTAATGTTTCTTTTAATATCATCAATTATAGCAATACCATTTTCATTTTCAATGATAAGTTTATATGCTGAATTTATTCAACATGCAGGACGTACAAATCCACTAATTGGAATAATGCCAATTGTCAGTATTGGATATATCATTATTCATTCAATTCTTATAAGTTTTCTACTTTCAATTGTAATGTATTCAAACTATAAAAAAGCACTACAATTTAGCCTCATAATAATACCAACCTCCCTTGGAATATATTATATAAGTGGCATATTTTTTAAAACTGTACTTCTTGGAGGACTTATATGA
- a CDS encoding site-2 protease family protein, whose product MGEIKIVHFSRIEIKDLSITIIIITLIFAYLFSDNGSMGLFLILIPLSFIAVGLSFLLHELGHKFAAQKYGFYAEFRKWNLGLLLGVITSFFGFVFLAPGAVYISSLTGQISYEEDGIISLAGPVINLVLAIIFLALGLIIAPYIHTFGMFYISLICAIGFNVNAFLAFFNLLPIPMFDGSKIFKWNKAIWLITIIFSALLVYASQVISFI is encoded by the coding sequence ATGGGGGAAATTAAAATAGTTCATTTTTCACGTATTGAAATTAAGGATTTATCAATAACAATCATTATAATAACACTAATTTTTGCATATCTTTTCAGTGACAATGGCAGTATGGGCTTATTTCTTATACTTATACCATTATCATTTATTGCTGTAGGACTAAGTTTCTTACTTCATGAATTAGGACATAAATTTGCAGCTCAGAAATATGGATTTTATGCAGAATTTAGAAAATGGAATTTAGGTCTTCTTCTTGGAGTAATAACATCATTTTTTGGATTTGTATTTCTAGCACCAGGAGCTGTATATATATCATCTCTTACTGGTCAAATTTCATATGAAGAAGATGGAATTATATCTCTAGCAGGACCTGTTATAAACTTAGTACTTGCCATAATATTCCTTGCACTTGGATTAATTATAGCACCATACATTCATACTTTTGGAATGTTTTATATATCCCTTATTTGTGCAATAGGTTTTAATGTAAACGCATTTCTTGCATTTTTTAACCTATTACCAATTCCAATGTTTGATGGATCAAAAATATTTAAGTGGAATAAAGCAATATGGCTTATAACAATCATATTTTCAGCATTACTCGTATATGCTTCACAAGTGATTTCATTTATATAA
- a CDS encoding tRNA-binding protein translates to MWDTSKDYRLKVAEKSIEDFIRVVEGSNLRGSWNKKKVRLLAKDMNPDIQTLYYSYITPAEMAQTPQMESLLNSIDEIIENLGGEDYSKKFQAELNREEREKIELPLSKMKFFFNTFRGLPDRLRLGEVDDPVMGVDIKVGELVSVSKHPRTDNLMVCNVNLGSRAITVITNDLSVKDNDRVAVALLPPTAFMGISSEGMFLGAGEGILKDVEGDLGALPQHFDVAALNETRNMVDQYLKD, encoded by the coding sequence ATGTGGGATACAAGTAAAGATTACAGATTAAAAGTTGCAGAAAAGTCAATAGAAGACTTTATACGAGTTGTTGAAGGATCAAATTTACGTGGATCATGGAATAAAAAAAAGGTACGACTTCTTGCAAAAGATATGAATCCTGATATTCAAACATTATATTATTCATACATTACACCAGCAGAAATGGCTCAAACACCACAAATGGAAAGTTTACTAAATAGTATTGATGAAATTATTGAAAATCTTGGTGGTGAAGATTACTCTAAGAAATTCCAAGCTGAACTAAATCGTGAAGAACGTGAAAAAATAGAACTTCCACTTTCTAAGATGAAATTCTTCTTTAATACATTTAGAGGATTACCTGATAGACTTAGACTTGGAGAAGTTGATGATCCTGTAATGGGTGTTGATATTAAAGTTGGTGAACTTGTAAGTGTAAGTAAACATCCAAGAACAGATAATTTAATGGTATGTAATGTTAATCTTGGAAGTCGAGCAATAACAGTTATAACAAATGATTTATCTGTAAAAGATAATGACCGTGTAGCTGTTGCTCTTCTTCCACCAACAGCATTTATGGGAATTTCAAGTGAAGGAATGTTTTTAGGTGCAGGTGAAGGAATTCTAAAAGATGTAGAAGGTGATCTTGGAGCACTTCCACAACATTTTGATGTAGCAGCACTTAATGAAACACGTAACATGGTAGATCAATATCTTAAAGATTAA
- a CDS encoding aspartate dehydrogenase, with protein sequence MNIGIIGCGSIAKTLVNFQLEGKMDVNLAYFYDMNIENARQLADKIGAKAINSVDELIEKSDLILESASQGAVKSVIPQVVESGVDVVIMSVGALMDDEFRCNLEKLASDNNATIYLPTGAITGIDTVKAARMGEIYEVSLTTRKPPVSLGITLDDDKEKVLFEGKASEAVEKFPKNINVSSTLSLASGINVDVKIIADPKIKNNTHEIHLKGSFGELTTITSNVSSPENPKTSMLAAFSAASLLNKLSKTIQIGS encoded by the coding sequence ATGAATATAGGTATCATAGGTTGTGGATCTATTGCCAAAACATTAGTAAATTTTCAATTAGAAGGAAAGATGGATGTTAATCTAGCATACTTCTATGATATGAATATAGAAAATGCAAGACAACTAGCAGACAAAATAGGAGCCAAAGCCATAAATTCTGTTGATGAATTAATAGAAAAAAGTGATTTAATACTCGAATCAGCATCACAAGGTGCTGTAAAATCAGTAATACCACAAGTAGTAGAAAGTGGTGTTGATGTAGTTATTATGAGTGTAGGAGCATTAATGGATGATGAATTTAGATGTAATCTTGAAAAATTAGCATCAGATAATAATGCAACAATATATCTTCCAACAGGTGCAATAACAGGTATTGATACTGTGAAAGCTGCACGTATGGGTGAGATATATGAAGTATCACTTACAACTAGAAAACCTCCTGTTTCACTTGGAATTACATTAGATGATGATAAAGAAAAAGTTTTATTTGAAGGAAAAGCATCAGAAGCAGTAGAGAAGTTTCCAAAAAATATTAATGTATCATCAACTCTTAGCTTAGCTTCAGGAATAAATGTTGATGTTAAAATAATTGCAGATCCTAAAATTAAGAATAATACTCATGAAATTCATCTTAAAGGAAGTTTTGGTGAATTAACCACTATAACATCAAATGTAAGTAGTCCTGAAAATCCAAAAACAAGTATGCTTGCAGCATTTTCAGCTGCTAGTTTACTTAATAAGTTATCAAAAACTATACAGATTGGATCCTAG
- a CDS encoding PRC-barrel domain-containing protein: MIHLKSFYDKSIYNTEGKYVGKVKEVVLNIKKGRISFFKTKPMAEDTKSVGGLRDVLRNSMRLVPDEEEEEQPIMAAEDIIDIPYEIVTAVGDIIIIDQNKLAQYHAALSKKAKAPLQQQPKIFN; the protein is encoded by the coding sequence ATGATACATTTAAAAAGTTTTTATGACAAAAGCATCTACAACACAGAAGGAAAATACGTAGGGAAAGTAAAAGAAGTAGTATTAAACATTAAAAAAGGAAGAATTTCATTTTTCAAAACCAAACCAATGGCAGAAGATACAAAAAGTGTTGGTGGACTACGTGATGTACTAAGAAACTCAATGAGATTAGTACCAGATGAGGAAGAAGAAGAACAACCAATTATGGCAGCAGAAGATATAATTGATATTCCATATGAAATTGTAACAGCAGTTGGAGATATTATAATTATTGACCAAAATAAACTTGCACAATACCATGCTGCTTTAAGTAAAAAAGCAAAAGCACCACTTCAACAACAACCAAAAATCTTCAATTAA
- a CDS encoding class III signal peptide-containing protein, which produces MNFLDDKAQISVELILIFASVIIVVVIAINIYKTYLLDMDTEIRENELSSLISSLDEINNHIKN; this is translated from the coding sequence ATGAATTTTCTCGATGATAAAGCTCAAATATCAGTTGAATTAATTTTAATATTTGCATCTGTAATAATTGTAGTTGTTATTGCAATTAATATCTATAAAACATATCTTCTTGATATGGACACTGAAATTCGTGAAAATGAGTTAAGTAGTCTTATTTCAAGTCTTGATGAAATAAATAATCATATAAAAAATTAG
- a CDS encoding glycosyltransferase family 2 protein gives MPQNNPKISVIMPSLNVGNYIEQCIKSVLDQTLTDFEIICIDAGSTDGTVEILQKYAKEDSRIQIINTDKKSYGYQVNLGISKARGDYIAIVETDDYIDPKMFETLYNLNENNTVDIIKGNFYHQYDYLDNTFTLNIDQAKDRLENNSSFTLDDEPLFIEGHPSIWSGIYRRKFLEENNIKLLEEPAGGWVDNPFFYETAMLARKIRYIPDAFYYYRESNPNSSSNTFSSFTLPMNRVLDIFDVFNKHDYKNKDVEKLFYNRLFRYIEIILENNNMDIKNLDMPTRRSINKVLKQVDENKVKKLKPNFQKLYYKYSSPLFIIE, from the coding sequence ATGCCTCAAAATAACCCAAAAATATCTGTAATTATGCCATCATTAAATGTTGGAAATTACATAGAACAATGTATTAAAAGTGTACTAGATCAAACATTAACTGATTTTGAAATAATATGTATAGATGCAGGATCAACAGACGGGACAGTTGAAATACTACAAAAATATGCAAAAGAAGATTCAAGAATACAAATAATAAATACTGATAAGAAAAGCTATGGATACCAAGTAAATCTTGGAATAAGCAAAGCTCGTGGAGATTATATTGCAATTGTTGAAACTGATGACTATATTGACCCTAAAATGTTTGAAACATTATATAACCTGAATGAAAATAACACTGTTGATATCATAAAAGGAAACTTCTACCACCAATATGACTACTTAGATAATACTTTCACACTAAATATAGATCAAGCAAAAGATAGATTAGAAAATAATAGCTCATTTACATTAGATGATGAACCATTATTTATTGAAGGACACCCATCAATTTGGAGTGGAATCTATCGAAGAAAATTTTTAGAAGAAAATAATATCAAACTTCTTGAAGAACCAGCAGGTGGATGGGTTGATAATCCATTCTTCTATGAAACAGCAATGCTAGCTCGTAAAATCCGTTATATTCCAGATGCATTCTACTACTATCGAGAATCAAATCCAAACTCATCATCAAATACATTTAGTTCATTTACACTACCAATGAACCGAGTTCTTGACATATTTGATGTATTTAATAAACATGATTATAAAAATAAGGATGTTGAAAAACTATTTTATAACAGACTATTTAGATACATTGAAATAATACTTGAAAATAACAATATGGACATAAAAAACCTCGATATGCCAACACGAAGAAGTATAAATAAAGTACTAAAACAAGTAGATGAAAATAAAGTTAAAAAACTAAAACCTAACTTCCAAAAACTATACTACAAATACTCATCACCACTATTTATAATCGAATAA